The following are encoded together in the Phaseolus vulgaris cultivar G19833 chromosome 9, P. vulgaris v2.0, whole genome shotgun sequence genome:
- the LOC137822929 gene encoding BTB/POZ and TAZ domain-containing protein 1-like isoform X1, with translation MDAPTLLFSEPDLYLQTPAGNRIPAHATILASASPVLQNVIKSSNRIVKIHGVPDAAVTAFVAFLYSARCTEEDMDKYGMHLLALSHVYMLKQLKQRCIKGLGDRASTENVVDVLQLARLCDAPDLYLKCVKYLTNRFKAVKETEGWRFLQNHDPCLELEILRFMEEDEKRKRKTRKRREDGRLYTELSEAMVCLEHICTEGCTEVGPLEVEVGRGREPCSKFGTCQGLQNLIRHFVTCERVKGRCLPCKRMWQLFKLDSSICLRHDSCKVPLCRKIRLRMEEEKKKGDARWEVLVRKVASAKAMSFLALPKRKRVEEIRGEGQ, from the exons ATGGATGCCCCAACCCTCCTCTTTTCCGAACCCGATCTCTATTTACAAACTCCCGCTGGCAACCGCATTCCAGCGCACGCTACCATTCTG GCTTCTGCATCCCCGGTTCTACAAAACGTCATAAAATCCTCCAACCGAATCGTTAAAATCCACGGCGTTCCAGACGCCGCCGTCACGGCCTTCGTAGCGTTCCTCTACTCCGCCAG ATGCACGGAGGAAGATATGGACAAGTACGGAATGCACCTTCTGGCACTGTCGCACGTGTACATGTTGAAGCAGCTGAAGCAGCGGTGCATCAAGGGACTGGGCGACCGCGCCAGTACGGAGAACGTAGTGGACGTGTTGCAACTGGCGCGGCTCTGCGACGCACCGGATCTCTACCTCAAGTGCGTCAAGTACCTCACCAACCGTTTCAAAGCGGTGAAGGAAACCGAGGGATGGAGATTCTTGCAGAACCACGACCCCTGCCTTGAACTTGAGATTCTCCGATTCatggaagaagatgaaaag aggaagaggaagacgagGAAGAGGAGGGAGGATGGAAGGTTGTACACGGAACTGAGCGAGGCGATGGTATGTCTGGAGCACATATGCACGGAAGGGTGCACGGAGGTAGGGCCGTTGGAAGTGGAGGTTGGGCGAGGGAGAGAACCGTGCTCAAAGTTCGGCACGTGTCAGGGTCTGCAAAATTTGATTCGACACTTTGTGACTTGCGAGAGGGTTAAGGGACGGTGTTTGCCGTGTAAGCGTATGTGGCAACTCTTCAAACTCGACTCCTCCATTTGCCTGCGACACGATTCCTGCAAGGTTCCTCTCTGCAG GAAAATTAGATTAAGAATGgaggaagagaagaagaaaggtgACGCAAGGTGGGAAGTACTAGTGAGGAAGGTGGCCTCTGCCAAAGCCATGTCTTTCTTGGCACTgccaaagaggaagagggttgAGGAAATTAGAGGAGAGGGACAATAA
- the LOC137822929 gene encoding BTB/POZ and TAZ domain-containing protein 1-like isoform X2 has protein sequence MDKYGMHLLALSHVYMLKQLKQRCIKGLGDRASTENVVDVLQLARLCDAPDLYLKCVKYLTNRFKAVKETEGWRFLQNHDPCLELEILRFMEEDEKRKRKTRKRREDGRLYTELSEAMVCLEHICTEGCTEVGPLEVEVGRGREPCSKFGTCQGLQNLIRHFVTCERVKGRCLPCKRMWQLFKLDSSICLRHDSCKVPLCRKIRLRMEEEKKKGDARWEVLVRKVASAKAMSFLALPKRKRVEEIRGEGQ, from the exons ATGGACAAGTACGGAATGCACCTTCTGGCACTGTCGCACGTGTACATGTTGAAGCAGCTGAAGCAGCGGTGCATCAAGGGACTGGGCGACCGCGCCAGTACGGAGAACGTAGTGGACGTGTTGCAACTGGCGCGGCTCTGCGACGCACCGGATCTCTACCTCAAGTGCGTCAAGTACCTCACCAACCGTTTCAAAGCGGTGAAGGAAACCGAGGGATGGAGATTCTTGCAGAACCACGACCCCTGCCTTGAACTTGAGATTCTCCGATTCatggaagaagatgaaaag aggaagaggaagacgagGAAGAGGAGGGAGGATGGAAGGTTGTACACGGAACTGAGCGAGGCGATGGTATGTCTGGAGCACATATGCACGGAAGGGTGCACGGAGGTAGGGCCGTTGGAAGTGGAGGTTGGGCGAGGGAGAGAACCGTGCTCAAAGTTCGGCACGTGTCAGGGTCTGCAAAATTTGATTCGACACTTTGTGACTTGCGAGAGGGTTAAGGGACGGTGTTTGCCGTGTAAGCGTATGTGGCAACTCTTCAAACTCGACTCCTCCATTTGCCTGCGACACGATTCCTGCAAGGTTCCTCTCTGCAG GAAAATTAGATTAAGAATGgaggaagagaagaagaaaggtgACGCAAGGTGGGAAGTACTAGTGAGGAAGGTGGCCTCTGCCAAAGCCATGTCTTTCTTGGCACTgccaaagaggaagagggttgAGGAAATTAGAGGAGAGGGACAATAA